TATCCTAGAATTCCTCTGGCTATTAAAAAATGATGACTGTGTATCAAAAATGGTTAATGTAATATTTTTCACAATGATCTATTTACCGTTCAATATATATAAAAGGATATGTATTTTAGTATCATTTTAATATGCAGGTTTTCCCTTTATTTCTAAACCTAAATTAGATCACAAAATCGCTTTTTAGATACTAAACGGAGTTATAGTTGTTTTATTAATTATCATTTCTGTAGTCGCAATTTGATTTATCGAAACTTATTTTTCAATCCAAATAGAATCCTAATCTAAAAAATGATATTAAATTTGTATTGAATGGTGTCGATTTAGGATTTCGGCTTAGCTCCAAAAGTTAGTCATGTACCTTAATATAGAAAGTGTAAAATATAAAACGGAATTGATAATTGATGCTTAAGCTGTCGATGGTAGTGGAGTAAGAGGAATAATGGTTTGTAACTTATGTTAGTTCGTTGTTAATGCCCTGTTCATAGCAAAAGAGTAAGAGCGCTAAACCGCATTCGATATATAAAATGATAAATCTAAATAGGTTTACTATCATTGTTTAATCAAAATTTATATTTAATTAGATGATACAAAATTTAGTTTATAGTGACTGATGAAAGACACATCTGTATTATTACCTCAAGTAGTATATCCGAAGATGGAATAGGTGGAGAAGGTAAATATTCTATTTTATTGTATAATTGGTTAAAAAGTAGAAATATCAAAAGCACTTTATTAGGAAGTAAATCGATAAAAATAAAAACCTTTGATCCAGCTTACAAATACAAGAAAATAATTTCAGGAAAAAATAGATCAAAAAAAAAGATATCTTTAGCACCATACCCTCTTTTTATGACATATAGATTGGTTATTTCACTTTTTTTATCTGTAAAAATTTTTCAGTTACACTTTAATTCTCCCATTTCACTCATTCACTCACAGGATACTGGTTATACAGGACTAGCAGCAATAGTAGTAGGCAAAATACTAAGGGTTCCAGTGATAGTATCTTCACATGGTATAAGGCATAGAACTATACATCACAGTTTAAGAAGCAGATTAAAAGGAATTATTTTTAGAATTGAACGAAATTTAGATACGTTCACAGTAAAGAATGCAAATGAAGTAATTGTAGACAATGATGCCATAAAAAATTATTTTGAAAAAATTGTTAAAAAAAGGATTAAAAGTATCCCGATTCCCATTCGATTAGATGAATTTGAATATTCTTTGTCGAATAGAACTACGATAAGAAGTGATCTAGGATGTGACGAAAGTACAAAAATTATTGGATTTATAGGAAGATTTGCCCCCGAAAAAAATCTGATTTCTTTATTGACGGTATTTTCAAAATTACTTCAAAATTCTTTTCAAGCAAAGTTGGTACTCGTAGGTACCGGTCCATTGGAATCGGAGATGAAAAACTATGTAAGCAAAATGAATATGGCAGATAACGTAATTTTTTGTGGTGTCAGGAATGATATCAACAAGATCCTCTCTAGCTTTGACATCTTTATACTGCCTTCTTTTACAGAAGGTATGTCGGTAGCATTATTAGAAGCTATGGCAACGGGGTGTGCAATTATTTGTAGTAAGATTCCTACAAATGCGGAGATCATTTCTGATAGGAAAGAGGGTATACTTATTGATCCGCATAATCTAATTGAAATGGAAAAAGTAATTAGAGAACTGATTGAAGATGATTTATTAAGATCGGAATTGAAATGCAATGCAGAAAAAAAGGCAATTCAGTTTGATATCAACGTAGTTTTCCCTAAAGTAATCCTTTCATATGATAAACTAATAGGAAGACCTTTACATTAATGCAATTGAAAGTAGGCATTTTGAGTATTATTGAGAACAAATTTGTTATTCGCAAGATTTATAAATAAATTTCAAAAAGACAATAATTCTTAAATGGAAGTTTATATTTGAGATTAATGATAATCTTGCTATTGATTGTTAAGCATTTCATTGTCCTCTCAAAAGAGATTCTAAATTCATTAACTGATAACTTTAATGATTTCCCAGAGATGTTTGAAGATTATGATAAATATCACTCTAATGTTAGCACCGGCAAACTCTTAAGGTTTGAATTAATTAAAAACTGGGTTATTCCAGATTCTACAATATTAGATGTTGGCGTTGGGGATGGTCTAATGTCAGAACTCTTTGTAAAAAATAAAAATGCTTCAATACTTGGTATGGATATCTCAAATGTTGCCTGTGAAAAAGCTAAAGAAAGAGGTATACCAGTTGTTGTAAAAGATATTAATAATGGACTCTGTCTGAATGAGGACGAATTTTATGACTATATACTTTTGATCGAAGTGATAGAACATACAATTTATCCACAAAAAATTCTGCAAGATGCCTTGGCTCATTGCAAAAAAGGCGTCATCGTGACCATACCTAATAGTGCCTATATAAAATGGAGAATCCAGTTAATGCGAGGCTTTTCTCCTAGGCAATCATTTACACATTTGCATTATTGGTCGATAAATGATTTTAAAATATTTTGTAGAAAACTGGATATTGAAATACTAGACTCTAAATTCTCTCTACCTCCATGGCTGTTAAGGTTTAACAATTTACTTGCTTGGCAACAGTGTTGGTTATTATCCCCTAAACTGAAGCTTGAGGTTTAGGTGCTTAATTGTACTAAAAGATGTTAAAAGCTCCTATTAACTATAGGATGACTCTACCAATACTTTACAGCCTAAATTCTTTTCAAAACCTTTTACTTTTCACTCATCCTAATAAGATCATATTTTTGATCTTTTCCTAAATATAGGTTGAGATGTCCTATTGAAGTACAAGCTTTTCCTGTCATCAGAGCTAAAAATTTCAAATTTAATTGGATTAAGTGAAATTTACCGTTTTGTAAATATTAATACAGGATCTGATAATAAATCTTAAAATTCTTAAAATGTCTAAGCATATAGAATATAATAATATGAAGAACCATGTAATGAGTACTCCTATTGTAATAGTATCTCCTTCAGAATTTCCCGGCTCCTCTGGAGATACCTATAACTTTTTAGAATTAATTGATCAATTTCTATTAGAAGGGTTCAAGGTTTTGTTGATTTGTCCAAAAAGTAGTAAAAACCGTAATCTAAATATTGGACAAAATAACTCCAACTTGGAAATAGTACGAATAAACTACAGGCCACCTAGATTGAATGAGTTAGGCAAGCAAATTAAAATAGAAAACTATTTTGGATTTATCTGGTTCTTGTTACTAGAAACTTATACATTACTCAGAATAATTAAGACTAAGAAGGTTAAGAAGCTATATGTGAGACACAGTATTTTGACAATGCAATTGCCCATACTCTTTAAATTATTGAGAGTGACCACTTTGGCAGATGGAGAGATTGTAAGCGACACAATTAAACATCTATTGCCATCGATATTTTTTAAATTGTTTTCTACATATGAAAAAAATATAATACGATTGTATTCATATTTTAAGGTTTCATCAATCTCACAACTAAAGAATCTTGAAGCTGTAGGTTATCCTCGAGGGAAGATTATAATTCTACCTATTAGTATAAACACAGAAAAAATAACCAAATTCAGGTTAGAAGAAATTCCTGAACATACCTTTGGGTATTTTGGTGGTTTGGAATCGTGGCAAGGTATTGATGCTCTGATAAAAGCATTCAAATTATTGGTTGAAAAAGTACCTTCGGCAATATTATATATCATTGGCGATGGCTCTTTGTTGAATGAGCTGCAGAGAACAGTATTAGAGAACAATCTAACAGCCAACATATTGTTTGTAGGTAAAATTAAAAGAGAAAGACTGTGGGAAGATTATTTTGGTAAATTCCGCATCGTCATTATTCCAAGGCAGAAATTGAATAATTCGATAGATACGATTCTGCCAATTAAGCTCGTGGAAGCTATGGCCGGAGGCAAGCCCATAATAGCCATGGATATACCAGTTATGAGAGAGATTCACGGAAATCCATTAGTATTAGTTCCATCCGGTAATCCCCAATTATTAGCTAACGCCATGTATTCCTTATCAACAAGCGTTGATGAAATGAGGTATAGATCTAAACTATCTGGTAATTCTTCTTTAAACTATGACATAAGGAATAATATTAAGAAAATTATTTTAATTTTAAAACACTAGTCTCTTCTGCACTATGAGAAGCATCATAGATATTTCTATCATTTATGCTGAATTAGACGAAAACCATTTGATATCTCTGTTGACATTATAATATCAAAAATTATATTTAATATACTAAAATAACTTGTATTAAAAAAAATAATTCGGTTGAATTAATTAAAAATGATATTTTATTTTATTTTAAAAAATTTCCTTAATATTTTAAATAAAATGAATATAAGGGTTACTTTATTTAAAAGGTAGTTGCGATAATGTGGTTATACCACCAAAAGTAGTTCCCGAATCTGACGTTGCTCGAAACACCGGTATTTGTGTTCCATTATCATGTTTTTCCCACCACGTGAAATAGATGTTACGGTTATCCACTAGCATGTTTGGATTCAGAGATTCTGTGACACTGGAATTGCTCAAATTTAATTTATAATCAAACCCGTTATTCGTACGTTTAGCAAAGATTATTTCAGAATTTCCATTATTATCACTTTCCCATACAAAATAAGTACCATCATTATTGTTAGCGATAACAATATCTTCATTGGATGATGGGCTGCCTGATTGTGGAAAACTATTAGAGAGATTGTCAGTCATAGGATTACCCGTGTCAAAATTGTTTTCTTCTAGTTGCGCATAGGATATTTGTAGAAGAACTGAAGCTCCTATTACCGATGAAATTATAGCATATATCATTATGAATAAAGTTGAATGATTTTGATTCACAACAAATGATTATAGACAGTTGTATAAAAATATACTTTGTTAAATTTGTAAGTGCTACTGATTTAGATATGCTATTAATCTCGATTATTGTCATAATTTTCCGTTCTATGTCAGGTATTATCCAAAGCATTTGGTTCTCACCTTTACATATATCATAGTATTGTCGACAATGCTTTCCTCATGAGAAGAATGAATAATTTAGTCGAGTGGTAGCAAATGTGGAAGTTAGATTATTTTTCGGTTTGAGTTTGATCTGCTACTAATCCGGACACCTTATTCCGTTTTCTTGTAAATTTCTTAGGATTATCTCTTTGAAGTGGTTCCAGAAGAAGATACGATTTCTTTTGACTAAGTGTGATAAAGATATGTTTGATATTCAATTGCTCTACGGGTTTTAATTCGAGGAACGATTAGGTACTTATAGATAACTTTTTATGTATTAACACATAATTTTGTATGATGGTATCCAGAAATATTTTAATATTATTATTATTAACTGCAACTTTATTATACTCAACTCAGTATTTTTTATTTGAAACATTTGCCCAACGTAGCATAGCCAATTTAGAGAATAACACAGTAACAAGTAATTCCACAATAAATGAAGAAGGAAGTGGATCATCTATAATTTCTCCTAGTAATCCCGACCTGCAAAATAATTTTAACAATTGGAATGTTATTTCAGGCATTTGGAATTATTCTTCATACTTAGAAGGCGGAACAGGAAATGGTACAAGTCCGGTAGATAATACTATAATAAATCCCACAATTGTGGAAAATTTGTCCAGTATTACAACCGCCTTTAGGATCAATGAGATGGATACAAACTTGACAAATTATGCTAATATTGTATATTCATTCATCGATCCTGAAACCTATAAAAAAGCGGGTATTTATGTAATTAATGATGACATTTTTGTCAGATTTGCAGAGATTGAGAATGGATCTGTGGTTCCAGAACCCCTTCATCCCTATATTAGTACAGGATTGAAATGGAAGGTGGGCAACACCTTTAACCTCACTCTTGATTTTCAAGATAATATTCAAAGTCTGATTCTAAACGGCACTCAGTATGCGGGAAAAATTGATTATAATGTTGATGGTCTCACAGGGTTAAATTATGGAAGAATTATTGATATGGATTTCTTTAATTTCGCAATTCAATCAATGAATGCGCCTAATCAAAATAACGGAAATGAACAATCAATGAATGTGCCTAATCAAAATAACGAAACTAAATCAGTGGCATCTGAGTCTTTGGTTGTGAGCGATTCACAATCTATAATGCTTGGAGAAAAGAGCCTACCATCAAATAGCTTTATACCTATTTACGATTCTTCGCCTTATAAAATTGTGGAAGGGCATATTGCAGCAAAACTACCTTGCAGTGAAGATAATGCCGCAGATGTACAAATCGTAATGGGCCAAATTAATGAAATGGAAGTATTCAATTTAGTACCTGTCACTGAATCATCTGATCCCGGAAGTCTGTGTCACTACGTTACGGATATTATATCTACCAATGAAAGAACAATTACAGATATTGCGATACAAAACAATTCCACGGAGGACGTAGAATTTCCATCTACTAGTTCTTTGATAATAAGTGTCAACAAAATAGCAGAATTGTCATAATAAAACAATAAAATACTCTTTTTCTAGTTTAGTATCAATACTAATTTTCATAATTTTATACTAGCATTATAAACCATATGACTCACAAAGGAGATTTATATGAGTAGGTCGGAAATAGGTTAAAGTTGATTAGTTTTTATACGATGATTGCATTTATTTCCATAGTTTTCTTAATTTCGTTAAAAGTATGCTCCCCCCCACTTGTTGTAGGTAAAATATTCTATGATAAAAATAACGTACCGCTTGTCGACTATGGCGTCATGAGCAGCATTGATATAGGAAAGCAATACAATCCTATTACCATTTCCCATAATGCTTCCAAATATTACAATGAATATATCAAAAATAATAATGAAACATCCAAAGGTTATTTTCTAAATCATGTCAATTGGCTTGTAAATAATTCTGTGCAAAAGGATAACAATACATTCTTTGTCTATGATTTTCCTTTTCCTCCTTATTATTTAAAAGCGCCTTGGTACTCCGCAATGGCCCAAGGAGCGGCAATACAGCCGCTATTGAATGCGTACAAAATAACACACGATAAAGTTTATTTAACGACTGCAAAAAACGCATTAAATGTTCTTTTTATTGATATTAATGATCCGTGTAACTGCGGAGTAACATATAAAACACCTGGTGAGGGATGGTGGTATGAAGAATATGCCAACGGCCGTGAAAATGGTCCACGGGTTCTAAACGGAATGATGTTTACTCTAGTTGATATACATTATTATTACAATTTCACGCAAGATCCTGATGCATTATACCTCTTTAATCAAGGAATACTATCATTAAAAAATAATCTTCATAATTATGATAAGAACGGAACATATTCCTCTTATGATAAAATCAGGGGATATGCGCCAATTGAATATCATAATGTGCATGTCTGTTTATTAAATAAATTATATAATATTACAAACGACAGTATATTTAAGCAATATTATGAAAGCTGGACAAAATCCAACAACGATCATATAAAAATAGATAAAAACAGTGAAAGCTGTTTTTAATTTGTTTTCAAAATTTTATAATTGACTACTTTATTGCAAGAGCAGGTTATTCCCAAAATTTTTAGCTAACCTATTTCCTACAAGCATGTGATGCTAAGAGAAAAGATTTTCAAGTATGGAAGGACAGCGTAGGATTTTTTTTCCATCCTCTTCCTTTTTCTTCTGTATTGATCCAAACATAAGCAAAGAATTCAAAAAGCTCTAATTCTATCGGGTTTCGTACTCACAATAAGTTTGAACCTAACAGTATTTTTAAACCCATTGTCACTATCAGGGATAAAAAATATTGTTTCGTTTGACAAACTATACTCTTTAAATGTTTCTTACCCATTTAGAATGGATTTTCTAAAGGGTAATCCTGTTAATCTTCTAAGACTATCTCAGTGTAAATACCATTACACTGTCATTATAGAAATCTAGTCTGAAATACTTCTCATCATAAAATTTCTCAATACCTTCAAAATACTCGAAGTCTTTTATAGGGGCTTGGATAAAGAATTCCCTCCCTGTGAGCCATTCAGATGTTCTTGGAGTTATGACTATGGTGGTGTCATTACCATGGTTTGTCACAATACTTTGATAGGCATAAGTGGCATTTTCAGAAAGCAAAACGGACCTGACCTCATAGGCAGTAGTAGTGTTCCAAGCGATACCCTCAATATTTGGCCTGTTAGATAATCCACGCATCTCTATAACGGTTGAAGGGTCGGAATAAATTTTATAATTTTTTGGAGTATTTTCTTTAATCCACTCGGCCGCAGACAGCTCTCCGAATGTGTAATTTGTAAAATCGTAACCTTGGGTTGTGTAAGGGTCAATATAGGTATCAAAAGGTAACATCAGAACAGGAAATAGTATTGCAAATACCACTATAATATAGATGTTCAGTAATTTCGAGTTCTTCTCGTATGTGTGAAATAAACCCATTCCATTAGTTAAAGCAATAGATCTAAATTTTTCAATAATTGTTTTTGAATTTTCTTTGTTATTGTTTATAGCTGCTTCATCTAATTTACTTGATTTTATTTTTTTCAAGTTTTTAGGGATCAAATGACTAGCCTGGATTTTTTGAGTTAAGATGATAATCGGCAAAGTTATTGTTGTTACCGCCCCTAAACCTATAAAAGACCTTTCCAAAGGCATAATTCTGTGAATATCACTGATCTGTTGAAAATAGGTTAGCAACATGACAATACCTATGAAATTTAAAATAACAATGTTTTTGTTTTTATAGAATGATAGGACAATGCAACCTACGATCGAAGCAAGTAGGATCTCTTTGGTATACCATTCTTCCAGAATGTTTACTTTAGTAAAGGTGTTATACAAGTGATAAGATTCAAACAAGTTACTTTGTATAAAATCCATTTTAAATTGAAATGTCATATAACCTAAGCAATACGCTAAAAGAATTAATGCAAAAGCAACTGTAACCAGTCTGAAAGTAAAGAATAATCTGTCTTTTTTAAATAGAATATAATAACAAAAGACATAGAGAGAGAGCACAAGGGATACTATGAAACCGATATAGGTATGTATTAGTATTAAAACTGAAAAGATAACGATAGTTAACACTATGGTTACTATCTTGTTGCTCTGTACTAGTTTTTTCCACAAATAATCAACGGTAAAAAACATCAATGGGAAAATGCTCATTATGAATGAAGCAGGGTAAAAAAATTGCAAATTAGTAGCAAATCCCATTTCTGTTAGCGGTAATGCGATAGCGGTACCTAATATTGCCTGCGCATTGTTTTTTAAAAAATAATATAGCATAACATAGCAAGACAAAGAAAAAAGCATACTCAGAAAAATTGATCCCATCCAGAAAACAGAGTTTAAGTCGGCATTAAATGTGGATGAACCCAAAGCAATAATTATATCAAAGGTGGGAAAATAAACAAGCGGACTATTGGAAGGCGAATTGTCTAAAATGCTCTGAATAACATACATATGATTGAAAACATCAATCCCCGGTGACAACGGGTATGGGGAAAATGAACGAACGTATAACCCGAAACACATTCCCATAATCAATATCAAAGCCATTATCAAATGATATTTTTTGAAAGATTGTATTGATCTGGAATGGTTAAACACAAAAACAGATCCTACTGATAGCACTAACAATAATGGGCCGATGAAATTTATGATATTAATATTGATTATGAATATCAAGTACACAATTGTTGAAATGACAAGTATTCCAACAAACCAGTGTATTATCCTGCCTTCAATCCCGATAGATTCAATACTTGAATTTATCTTCTTAAAACGCTTTCTAAGTATTTCAAGAATTAAACTGCCAATAGCATTAGGAACATATAAAAACCAACACAATGAAAGGATTGTGGATAAATAGACAGGGAAATCATATATTTGGGAGATTAGAAACAGCCCAACCAAAACCAGTCCAGCTATTTTATTTACTGAGTTAAACATCATATATACAATTCTGTTCCTTAATATTTAGTTAAGATTGGAAAAACTTTTTCTTTTGTGAAAAGTCAAGGTGATCAACAATACTAGTATAGATAAAAACAATATATCTTTCGGGCTTCCGAAGTGCAACAATGAATTATGTATGTCTAAGTGAGGAATAACTTTCAGAATAGGCAAATCCCAAAGCGGTATGTTTTTTTCAGATATTAAACTGATATACAAATTATTTGTTAAATTATCTTTCGATTTGTTTATTTTCTTAACCTCCCAATTATTAGCCGCTATAATATGATGATCCGAAGGATTAACTATAAACTCCTGGTTCAGGATCTGTTTATACTCCCAATCTTCAAATATATATTTAAAATCATTAGAGATAACGTTGTCCTGAAAAACAAATCCATTTACAAAAAAAGATGACCCATCATCGAGGATCTCAGGGGTGTTTATCGTTGATTTTCCAAAATCAATTCTAAATGGAAATGAACCTATTTGAGTGTCCTTTTCTATATTTATATATATTTTATCCAAATTCAAAAACTTGTCTCCTTTGGAAGAAATTAATTCAACAAGGTCAACTAATTGACTGGAATTGCTTGTTATTTTTCTATAAAGATTATTTTCCACCCAGCCCTCAGTTCCTAATCTTCCATTAACAAAGATGAGATGATATTTGCTTAGTTCTCCAACTACTTCCAACTGTATAGCTACCTGAGCCGTCTCAGGATATTTATAAATGCTCCCGAAATTCAATGAAATATATCTATCAGTATAATTAAGTGAAGAGGACTCAAATCCGGAAGGACCACCATAACTATTTCCATCAATATTAAATAATTTGATGTTCTTATTTGGTCCCGAAAAATTATAAAGATTTAAGTTGTTCGGTATGCCCCACTTACGCAATTCTATGTCTTCAGCGTGTAAATTTTTTGAAATTACTATTCCATTGTATATAATAGCGGGGCCCACATTGAATTTTTCAACAAAATGGATAGGGTAGGGAAAGTTGTTTGTAATTAGTGATTTATATGAACTAAACAGTTGGGTTTCATTTGCAGGTTGCTCCTCTTTGACTGAGTTTGTGACATCTGAATTTTCTCCATATGTTAATTTAATTGGTACAAGGTTATTATGACATACAACCATTTGGCTTATTAAAATAAAAAAGATACCTATGACCAGCAGGGTATAAATTGTATATAGGTCAACACATTTTTGTTTTAGTTCCAGATATTTTTTTACTTTCGCTTTTTTTACAGTATCTATTTCCAAAAAGGTCACTTGACATCACTTTAAAAGATTGTTAAAAGTCATTACTCTCTCTTTTTAGTTTCTATTTTACGTACTAGCCAAGAGAGTGATTCAGATACTTTGTTAGGGAGCAAGTTTTTCAAGTCTATTACATCTGCACTGTTAAATATATTTAACTTTATCAAAAGTAAATATGACGATATTAGGGTAACAGGAATCGCGATAATAAAATTCAATTTAATCAAATTCAGAATTAAGAGAATTAAAATAGGTATGACGAACGTAAAGATAACATCTTTCCATTGTATGGTCAACTGGTTTTTCTTCGAAACTTTCAAACTAAAAATAAATCCTATAATTGTACCCACAGTGTAGCTGATAGCTGCCCCTACACCTTCTAATGCTGGTACTAGAGCAAAATAAAGTATAGTTCTAGGTATATTAGATGATAGTCCTATAGTTAAGACCTGTTTATAATTGCCATACGAATAGGCCAAATTATTGATTCCGGTGGTAATTGCCATAGGCAATGTGGACAAGAGGAGTATTTCCAATGTTAGTGAGCCTGTGTCGTAAGCCGGGCCAAATAGGCTTAGAATTTCTTTTGAATAGAATAACATACATGTTGAAAAAGGTAATGAAATAACCAAGCTAAGTTTGATAATTCGCCAAGTGAACCTTTTTCTTCCATCCTGCATCGAACTTTGTATAGGATAGGCGATGGTAAACAAAGAAGAGGTTAAGGCAGTAATAGCCATAGACAGAGAGAAAGCAATAAAGTAAATGCCTGCTTCCGTGGATCCATGAGCACCAAAAACTAGTAAAGTTCCAAGATGAGATCCGATGGTATATATAATTGTAGGAATCCAATTCGCTAAACTTGATACAAATATATCTTTATAATAATTTATTATGTTATCTCTAGAATTTTTCTTCTCTGATTTTACCATTTTAAATAATATGATTGAATAAAGAATAGATCCTAAAATCGGCACAAAGATAAAACCTGTCATTATTCCAAGTGCACCGTTGTCATTTACAACTAATGCGTATGCCAATAATATTTTAACGAATGTTCCAATAATCATTATCAAAGGTAGCATTTTGGTATCTAGCGATGAAATAACAATAGAACGGAATAATGTCATAAACGTAGTTGATGTGATTAGAATAATCGATAAAATTAATAATGAAAAATCTAGACTAAATGTTTGATATAACCAACTCTGTAATATAATGAATATTATACTACAAATAATTATACCAAATGAGGTCAAAATAAATGATGCTTTCACAAATTTCTTTGTAACATCCAAATTCTTTTCCGAAAAGCTTTTCCCTAAAAATCGTTGGACTCCCATAGGGATTCCAATCGAGGCAATGGTTGAAAAAATTACAGTCAATGATATTACTGTAGAAGAAATACCAATAATTTCTGGGGATGATATCTTTGACATTATAAACCAAAAAATGTAACCTGAACCCATCGAGATCAATGTTTCTATATAAATAAATAATGCGCCTTTTGCTACAATTTTTTTACTCAATTGAAACCATATTCATAAAATAGAAGTGTTATATAATAAATGTTGAATAATATTATAAACTAATTTAGTTATGGTATGTCCCCTCGAGGTAGACCCAGATATACCTGGTGTAATAGTATGCAAACAAACCATGTCATTGTTTAATATGATTTAGTTTACAATTTTTTTCCTGGACTGGAACTGCAATCATCAAAGCATCCGTTGTTAGCATCTTTTAAAAAGTGCATCGGCAACCCAATGAAACTTTTCTAAAAAGAAGAATGAGGATAGTGTGTTGATTTAGGAACCCGCATGCTTGCGGAGGATAAATCGGAGCCTACCGGAACGCATTATATATCAACACAGGTAGTAACACATATTGTTTATTCATTCTTTACAATTTTTGCAAAAGTTTTAATATATATGTCATAATCTTATTTTAATAAAAATTAAATAAAATAAAAATTAATAAAGTCATTAGATATACAAATGACGAAATTATTTGGGGTACCCTCAAATAATACAATACAAATGAATATATCAATAACCGAATTACAAAGTATTATTTGGATCAGAAAAAAACTATCTGTCAGAAAGAATTAAAAATATTACATGTTACTCCTTTTTTTCCTCCATCTATCGGCGGGATAGCTAATCTGGTTTATAATCTTTGTAATGCACTTAAATTTGATAATAATATACATATAATTACAGCCAGAAATAAAAATATAAGAAATAGTGATAGACATAATGAAAGTATACCAAGAGAATTAACTGAAATTAAATCAATTTATTTTCCTGGTTGGCCCTACTCCACTTTAAGGAATTTTAGTGTTCCATTAGACTTAGGGATAAAAATAAATTCAATTATAAAACATGGTCATTTCGATATAATACATGTGCACGGGCACCACTATCCGATAAGCTGGAT
The DNA window shown above is from Candidatus Nitrosocosmicus arcticus and carries:
- a CDS encoding D-glucuronyl C5-epimerase family protein encodes the protein MIAFISIVFLISLKVCSPPLVVGKIFYDKNNVPLVDYGVMSSIDIGKQYNPITISHNASKYYNEYIKNNNETSKGYFLNHVNWLVNNSVQKDNNTFFVYDFPFPPYYLKAPWYSAMAQGAAIQPLLNAYKITHDKVYLTTAKNALNVLFIDINDPCNCGVTYKTPGEGWWYEEYANGRENGPRVLNGMMFTLVDIHYYYNFTQDPDALYLFNQGILSLKNNLHNYDKNGTYSSYDKIRGYAPIEYHNVHVCLLNKLYNITNDSIFKQYYESWTKSNNDHIKIDKNSESCF
- a CDS encoding methionine biosynthesis protein MetW → MIILLLIVKHFIVLSKEILNSLTDNFNDFPEMFEDYDKYHSNVSTGKLLRFELIKNWVIPDSTILDVGVGDGLMSELFVKNKNASILGMDISNVACEKAKERGIPVVVKDINNGLCLNEDEFYDYILLIEVIEHTIYPQKILQDALAHCKKGVIVTIPNSAYIKWRIQLMRGFSPRQSFTHLHYWSINDFKIFCRKLDIEILDSKFSLPPWLLRFNNLLAWQQCWLLSPKLKLEV
- a CDS encoding glycosyltransferase gives rise to the protein MSTPIVIVSPSEFPGSSGDTYNFLELIDQFLLEGFKVLLICPKSSKNRNLNIGQNNSNLEIVRINYRPPRLNELGKQIKIENYFGFIWFLLLETYTLLRIIKTKKVKKLYVRHSILTMQLPILFKLLRVTTLADGEIVSDTIKHLLPSIFFKLFSTYEKNIIRLYSYFKVSSISQLKNLEAVGYPRGKIIILPISINTEKITKFRLEEIPEHTFGYFGGLESWQGIDALIKAFKLLVEKVPSAILYIIGDGSLLNELQRTVLENNLTANILFVGKIKRERLWEDYFGKFRIVIIPRQKLNNSIDTILPIKLVEAMAGGKPIIAMDIPVMREIHGNPLVLVPSGNPQLLANAMYSLSTSVDEMRYRSKLSGNSSLNYDIRNNIKKIILILKH
- a CDS encoding oligosaccharide flippase family protein; its protein translation is MSKKIVAKGALFIYIETLISMGSGYIFWFIMSKISSPEIIGISSTVISLTVIFSTIASIGIPMGVQRFLGKSFSEKNLDVTKKFVKASFILTSFGIIICSIIFIILQSWLYQTFSLDFSLLILSIILITSTTFMTLFRSIVISSLDTKMLPLIMIIGTFVKILLAYALVVNDNGALGIMTGFIFVPILGSILYSIILFKMVKSEKKNSRDNIINYYKDIFVSSLANWIPTIIYTIGSHLGTLLVFGAHGSTEAGIYFIAFSLSMAITALTSSLFTIAYPIQSSMQDGRKRFTWRIIKLSLVISLPFSTCMLFYSKEILSLFGPAYDTGSLTLEILLLSTLPMAITTGINNLAYSYGNYKQVLTIGLSSNIPRTILYFALVPALEGVGAAISYTVGTIIGFIFSLKVSKKNQLTIQWKDVIFTFVIPILILLILNLIKLNFIIAIPVTLISSYLLLIKLNIFNSADVIDLKNLLPNKVSESLSWLVRKIETKKRE
- a CDS encoding glycosyltransferase family 4 protein: MTDERHICIITSSSISEDGIGGEGKYSILLYNWLKSRNIKSTLLGSKSIKIKTFDPAYKYKKIISGKNRSKKKISLAPYPLFMTYRLVISLFLSVKIFQLHFNSPISLIHSQDTGYTGLAAIVVGKILRVPVIVSSHGIRHRTIHHSLRSRLKGIIFRIERNLDTFTVKNANEVIVDNDAIKNYFEKIVKKRIKSIPIPIRLDEFEYSLSNRTTIRSDLGCDESTKIIGFIGRFAPEKNLISLLTVFSKLLQNSFQAKLVLVGTGPLESEMKNYVSKMNMADNVIFCGVRNDINKILSSFDIFILPSFTEGMSVALLEAMATGCAIICSKIPTNAEIISDRKEGILIDPHNLIEMEKVIRELIEDDLLRSELKCNAEKKAIQFDINVVFPKVILSYDKLIGRPLH